A window from Pseudomonas kribbensis encodes these proteins:
- the phnX gene encoding phosphonoacetaldehyde hydrolase: MNYNNPTQLQAAILDWAGTVVDFGSFAPTQIFVEAFAEFDVQVSIEEARGPMGMGKWDHIRTLCDQPQVAERYRKAFGRTPTDDDVTAIYNRFMPLQIEKIAEHSALIPGALETIANLRQQGIKIGSCSGYPKQVMDKVVALAATNGYIADHVVATDEVPNGRPWPAQALANVIALGIDDVAACVKIDDTVPGILEGRRAGMWTVALICSGNALGLDYEGYRALGSDALASERKRIHALFEGSRPHYMIDTITDLPEVIADINKRLAKGEMPQSS, encoded by the coding sequence ATGAACTACAACAACCCAACCCAGCTGCAAGCCGCCATCCTCGACTGGGCCGGCACCGTGGTCGATTTCGGCTCCTTCGCCCCGACCCAGATCTTCGTCGAAGCCTTCGCCGAATTCGATGTCCAGGTTTCCATCGAAGAAGCCCGGGGCCCGATGGGCATGGGCAAGTGGGATCACATCCGCACCCTGTGCGATCAGCCGCAAGTTGCCGAGCGTTATCGCAAGGCGTTCGGCCGCACCCCGACCGACGATGACGTGACCGCGATCTACAACCGCTTCATGCCGCTGCAAATCGAAAAAATCGCCGAGCACTCGGCGCTGATTCCCGGCGCACTGGAGACCATCGCCAACCTGCGCCAGCAAGGGATCAAGATCGGTTCCTGCTCCGGTTATCCGAAGCAGGTGATGGACAAGGTCGTGGCACTGGCCGCCACCAACGGCTACATCGCCGACCACGTGGTAGCCACCGACGAAGTGCCGAACGGCCGCCCATGGCCGGCCCAGGCCCTGGCCAACGTGATTGCGCTGGGCATCGACGATGTCGCCGCTTGCGTGAAGATCGACGACACCGTGCCGGGGATTCTCGAAGGTCGTCGCGCCGGGATGTGGACCGTGGCGCTGATCTGCTCCGGCAACGCGCTGGGCCTGGATTACGAAGGCTACCGCGCCCTGGGCAGCGACGCCCTGGCCAGCGAACGCAAGCGTATCCACGCCCTGTTCGAAGGCTCGCGTCCGCACTACATGATCGACACCATCACCGACCTGCCGGAAGTGATCGCCGACATCAACAAGCGCCTGGCCAAGGGTGAGATGCCGCAAAGCAGCTGA
- a CDS encoding NADPH-dependent 2,4-dienoyl-CoA reductase, which translates to MTATYPHLLAPLDLGFTTLRNRTLMGSMHTGLEEKPGGFERMAAYFAERARGGVGLMVTGGIGPNDEGGVYSGAAKLTTEEEALKHRIVTRAVHEAGGKICMQILHAGRYAYSPKQVAPSAIQAPINPFKPKELDEEGIEKQIRDFVTCSVLAQTAEYDGVEIMGSEGYFINQFLAAHTNHRTDRWGGSYENRMRLPVEIVRRVREAVGPNFIIIFRLSMLDLVEGGSTWEEIVTLAKAIEQAGATIINTGIGWHEARIPTIATKVPRAAFSKVTAKLRGSVSIPLITTNRINTPEVAEQILAEGDADMVSMARPFLADPDFVNKAAEGRADEINTCIGCNQACLDHTFGGKLTSCLVNPRACHETELNYLPVKQIKKIAVVGAGPAGLSAATVAAERGHQVTLFDSASEIGGQFNVAKRVPGKEEFYETLRYFKRKLQTTNVEVCLNTRVDVAKLVEGGYDEVILATGIAPRVPAIPGVENAKVLSYLDVLLERKPVGKRVAVIGAGGIGFDVSEFLVHEGVATSQDRAAFWKEWGIDTNLEARGGVAGIKAAPHAPARDVFLLQRKKSKVGDGLGKTTGWIHRTGLKNKQVQMLNSVEYLKIDDEGLHIRIGETGEPQVLPVDNIVICAGQDPLRELHDGLVAAGQNVHLIGGADVAAELDAKRAINQGSRLAAEL; encoded by the coding sequence ATGACCGCCACTTACCCGCACCTGCTGGCCCCGCTGGACCTGGGATTCACCACGCTGCGCAACCGCACCCTGATGGGCTCGATGCACACCGGCCTGGAAGAGAAGCCGGGTGGCTTCGAGCGGATGGCGGCGTATTTTGCCGAGCGCGCCCGTGGCGGCGTCGGCCTGATGGTGACCGGCGGTATCGGCCCGAACGACGAGGGCGGCGTGTACTCCGGTGCCGCCAAGCTGACCACCGAGGAAGAAGCCCTCAAGCACCGCATCGTCACCCGCGCCGTGCATGAAGCGGGCGGCAAGATCTGCATGCAGATCCTCCACGCCGGTCGTTATGCCTACAGCCCGAAACAGGTCGCACCGAGCGCAATCCAGGCGCCGATCAACCCGTTCAAGCCCAAAGAGCTGGACGAAGAGGGCATCGAGAAACAGATCCGCGATTTCGTCACCTGCTCGGTACTGGCCCAAACCGCCGAGTATGACGGCGTGGAAATCATGGGTTCCGAAGGCTACTTCATCAACCAGTTCCTCGCGGCCCACACCAACCACCGCACCGACCGCTGGGGCGGCAGTTACGAAAACCGCATGCGTCTGCCGGTGGAGATCGTTCGCCGGGTGCGTGAAGCGGTCGGTCCGAACTTCATCATCATCTTCCGTCTGTCGATGCTCGATCTGGTGGAAGGCGGCAGCACCTGGGAAGAAATCGTCACCCTGGCCAAAGCCATCGAGCAGGCCGGTGCGACCATCATCAACACCGGTATCGGCTGGCACGAAGCGCGGATTCCGACCATCGCCACCAAAGTGCCGCGTGCGGCGTTCAGCAAGGTCACGGCCAAGCTGCGGGGTTCGGTGAGCATTCCGCTGATCACCACCAACCGCATCAACACCCCTGAAGTCGCCGAGCAGATCCTGGCCGAAGGCGATGCCGACATGGTGTCGATGGCGCGGCCGTTCCTCGCCGACCCGGACTTCGTCAACAAGGCTGCCGAAGGCCGCGCCGACGAAATCAACACCTGCATCGGCTGCAACCAGGCCTGCCTCGATCACACCTTCGGCGGCAAGCTCACCAGTTGCCTGGTCAACCCGCGTGCCTGCCACGAGACCGAACTCAACTACCTGCCGGTCAAACAAATCAAGAAGATTGCTGTGGTCGGTGCCGGCCCTGCGGGCCTGTCCGCTGCCACCGTGGCTGCCGAACGCGGCCATCAGGTGACGCTGTTCGATTCGGCCAGCGAAATCGGTGGCCAGTTCAACGTCGCCAAGCGCGTACCGGGCAAGGAAGAGTTCTACGAAACCCTGCGCTACTTCAAACGCAAGCTGCAGACCACCAACGTCGAGGTGTGCCTGAACACCCGCGTCGATGTGGCAAAACTGGTCGAGGGCGGTTACGACGAAGTCATTCTGGCCACCGGCATTGCGCCGCGGGTGCCAGCGATTCCGGGTGTCGAGAACGCCAAGGTGCTGAGCTACCTGGATGTGTTGCTCGAGCGTAAACCGGTGGGCAAGCGTGTGGCGGTGATCGGTGCCGGCGGTATCGGTTTCGACGTGTCGGAATTCCTCGTTCATGAAGGCGTAGCCACCAGTCAGGACCGTGCTGCGTTCTGGAAGGAGTGGGGCATCGACACGAATCTGGAAGCCCGTGGTGGCGTGGCCGGGATCAAGGCTGCACCGCATGCACCGGCGCGCGACGTGTTCCTGCTGCAACGCAAGAAATCCAAGGTCGGCGACGGTCTGGGCAAAACCACCGGCTGGATTCACCGTACCGGTCTGAAGAACAAGCAGGTGCAGATGCTCAACAGCGTCGAATACCTGAAGATCGACGACGAAGGCCTGCACATCCGCATCGGCGAAACCGGCGAGCCGCAAGTGCTGCCAGTGGACAACATCGTCATCTGCGCCGGCCAGGATCCGCTGCGTGAGTTGCACGACGGTCTGGTGGCAGCCGGGCAGAATGTGCACCTGATCGGCGGCGCCGATGTCGCGGCCGAACTGGATGCCAAGCGTGCGATCAATCAGGGCTCGCGTCTGGCCGCCGAGCTCTGA
- a CDS encoding LysR family transcriptional regulator codes for MSVSHAQLKAFHAVAVHGSFTRAAERLYLTQPAISDQVRKLEERFGVLLFHRNKRSVRLTDLGERLLAITQRLFVVEAEAQELLQESQALQTGSLILAVDAPVHVLPQIARFCERYPGISVKIETGNTDESLFRLFNYQADLALLGRDVSDERLLCVPLRNDPMVAFVSRHHPWAERESICLADLDDTPLVLREHGSVTRQTLEEEMARAGFRIRPAIQVEGREAAREAVVVGIGVGVVSAAEFGADSRVCALPITDCTRRLTETLVCLREQSSRRVVATFLEMVRESLV; via the coding sequence ATGTCGGTTTCCCACGCCCAGCTCAAAGCCTTTCACGCCGTGGCCGTGCACGGAAGCTTCACCAGGGCCGCCGAGCGGCTTTATCTGACGCAACCGGCGATTTCCGACCAGGTGCGAAAGCTCGAAGAACGCTTCGGTGTGCTCCTGTTCCATCGCAACAAACGCTCGGTGCGCCTGACGGATCTGGGCGAGCGCCTCCTGGCAATCACCCAGCGCCTGTTCGTGGTCGAGGCCGAAGCCCAGGAGTTGTTGCAGGAATCCCAGGCCCTGCAGACCGGCAGCCTGATTCTGGCGGTGGACGCGCCGGTGCATGTGCTGCCGCAGATCGCCCGGTTCTGCGAACGCTATCCGGGGATCAGCGTGAAGATCGAGACCGGCAACACCGATGAATCATTGTTCCGTCTGTTCAACTATCAGGCCGATCTGGCTCTGCTCGGGCGCGATGTCAGTGATGAACGCTTGCTGTGCGTGCCGTTGCGCAATGATCCGATGGTGGCGTTCGTATCGCGTCATCATCCGTGGGCCGAGCGCGAATCGATCTGCCTGGCAGACCTGGATGACACGCCACTGGTGCTGCGCGAACACGGATCGGTGACCCGCCAGACCCTGGAAGAGGAAATGGCCCGCGCCGGTTTCCGCATCCGCCCGGCGATCCAGGTCGAAGGCCGGGAAGCGGCGCGGGAAGCGGTGGTGGTGGGGATTGGCGTGGGCGTGGTGTCGGCGGCGGAGTTTGGCGCGGACTCACGGGTCTGCGCGCTGCCGATCACCGATTGCACCCGGCGGTTGACCGAGACACTGGTGTGCCTGCGTGAGCAGAGTTCACGGCGGGTGGTGGCAACGTTTCTCGAGATGGTGCGCGAAAGCCTGGTGTAG
- a CDS encoding 1-aminocyclopropane-1-carboxylate deaminase/D-cysteine desulfhydrase, whose amino-acid sequence MFLPPTDWLAPAPLEPLHLDWLTAAGVEVAILRLDRIDPLISGNKWFKLVEHLKAADRAGAEGIISLGGAHSNHLHALAAAGKRLGFATVGLLRGHQQDTPTVRDLQEFGMQLHWLGYGGYRARHEPGFWQPWLAQYPTLHPVPEGGGGLPGALGCAPLMDQVSAQLGSLGWDDYQGWWLACGTGTTLAGLVLAEAGEHLVYGAMAVPDDHGAAVNVEAIVGDIGGYELIDASRGGFAKVDAPLLEFIAQTEQASGVPLEPLYTGKALLALKQQIEAGRFKSGTRLIFIHTGGLQGRRGFDG is encoded by the coding sequence ATGTTTCTGCCTCCCACCGACTGGCTGGCCCCAGCCCCCCTCGAACCGCTTCATCTGGACTGGCTCACTGCCGCTGGCGTTGAAGTGGCGATCCTGCGTCTGGACCGGATCGATCCGCTGATCAGCGGCAACAAGTGGTTCAAACTCGTCGAACACCTGAAAGCCGCTGATCGTGCGGGTGCCGAAGGCATCATCAGCCTGGGCGGCGCGCACTCCAATCATCTGCATGCATTGGCTGCGGCGGGCAAGCGGCTGGGGTTCGCAACGGTCGGTCTGTTGCGCGGGCATCAGCAGGACACGCCGACGGTCAGGGATCTGCAGGAGTTCGGCATGCAGTTGCACTGGCTCGGTTATGGCGGTTATCGGGCGCGGCATGAACCGGGATTCTGGCAGCCGTGGCTGGCGCAATACCCGACGTTGCATCCGGTGCCCGAAGGTGGCGGCGGGTTGCCCGGTGCGCTGGGTTGCGCGCCTTTGATGGACCAGGTCAGCGCTCAGTTGGGCTCCCTCGGCTGGGACGACTATCAAGGCTGGTGGCTGGCCTGTGGCACAGGCACCACTCTTGCGGGACTGGTGCTGGCGGAGGCGGGTGAACACCTGGTGTACGGCGCAATGGCCGTGCCCGACGATCACGGCGCCGCGGTCAACGTCGAGGCGATTGTCGGTGATATCGGCGGCTACGAACTGATCGACGCCAGCCGTGGCGGCTTCGCCAAAGTCGATGCACCGTTGCTTGAATTTATCGCGCAGACCGAACAGGCCAGCGGCGTTCCCCTCGAACCGCTGTACACAGGCAAGGCCTTGCTCGCGCTCAAACAGCAAATCGAGGCGGGCCGTTTCAAGAGCGGAACGCGCCTGATCTTCATCCACACCGGCGGCTTGCAGGGCCGGCGTGGATTCGACGGCTAA
- a CDS encoding cytochrome b yields the protein MPWTSSESRYSTVSVLLHWLMLVLLVLVYASMELRGIFPKGSGGRSLIREVHYMLGLTVFVLVWFRLLARSIGPAPKIFPASPQWQTALARLMHWALYLFMIAMPILGWLITSAEGHQVMFYGFDLPLLVHEDKAFAKQVEHWHVLIGNIGYWLIGLHALAGLYHHYVVGDNTLLRMMPKRNQG from the coding sequence ATGCCGTGGACAAGTTCCGAATCACGCTACAGCACCGTGTCAGTCCTGTTGCACTGGTTGATGCTGGTGTTGTTGGTGCTGGTGTATGCCAGCATGGAATTGCGAGGCATCTTTCCCAAGGGCAGTGGCGGCCGCTCGCTGATCCGCGAAGTGCATTACATGCTTGGCCTGACCGTGTTCGTGCTGGTGTGGTTTCGCCTGCTGGCCCGCAGCATCGGCCCGGCGCCGAAGATCTTCCCCGCCTCACCGCAGTGGCAGACCGCATTGGCCCGCCTGATGCACTGGGCGCTGTACCTGTTCATGATCGCCATGCCGATCCTGGGCTGGCTGATCACCAGCGCCGAGGGCCATCAAGTGATGTTCTACGGTTTTGACCTGCCGTTGCTGGTGCACGAGGACAAAGCCTTCGCCAAGCAGGTTGAACACTGGCACGTACTGATCGGGAACATCGGCTACTGGCTGATCGGCCTGCATGCGCTGGCCGGGCTGTATCACCACTACGTGGTGGGCGATAACACGCTGCTGCGGATGATGCCCAAGCGTAATCAGGGTTAG
- a CDS encoding LysR substrate-binding domain-containing protein translates to MNLFQLRAFDAVAREGSFTRAAARLFISQPAVTGHIKALEEHYQITLLRRTARRVELTEEGTKLAAITRAMFGMAEEAQALLEANRQLLTGRLEVAADGPHMVMPMLASLRARYPGITVNLRLGNAQETLAALLSEHADVAVLTEVEPRKGLHLQALSESRICALVPAGHPWATRSGEVRLKELDQVIMVLREPSSITRRTFDQACAQASVNPRVLLELDSREAVTEAVAAELGVGVVSSVEVSHDPRVVAIPIAGEGLVNRHMIGCVERRRELRLIQAFFGLAPT, encoded by the coding sequence ATGAACCTGTTCCAGCTCCGCGCCTTCGACGCCGTGGCCCGGGAAGGCAGCTTCACCCGTGCCGCCGCGCGGTTGTTCATCAGCCAGCCGGCGGTCACAGGGCACATCAAGGCGCTGGAGGAGCACTACCAGATCACCCTGTTGCGACGGACGGCGCGCCGGGTCGAGCTGACCGAGGAGGGCACCAAACTGGCGGCGATCACCCGGGCGATGTTCGGCATGGCCGAAGAGGCCCAGGCGCTGTTGGAAGCCAATCGGCAGTTGCTCACGGGGCGTCTGGAGGTCGCGGCGGATGGTCCGCACATGGTCATGCCGATGCTTGCCAGCCTGCGAGCGCGGTATCCGGGGATCACGGTGAATTTGCGCTTGGGTAACGCTCAGGAAACCCTGGCGGCGTTGTTGTCCGAGCACGCGGACGTGGCGGTGCTGACCGAAGTCGAGCCGCGCAAGGGCCTGCACTTGCAAGCCCTGAGCGAATCGCGGATCTGCGCACTGGTGCCGGCCGGGCATCCCTGGGCGACTCGCAGTGGCGAGGTCAGGCTCAAGGAGCTGGATCAGGTGATCATGGTGTTGCGCGAGCCGAGTTCGATTACCCGGCGCACCTTCGATCAGGCCTGTGCGCAGGCATCGGTCAATCCACGGGTGTTGCTGGAGCTGGACAGCCGAGAGGCGGTGACGGAGGCGGTGGCGGCTGAGTTGGGGGTTGGCGTGGTGTCATCGGTGGAGGTCAGCCACGACCCCCGTGTCGTCGCGATTCCCATCGCGGGAGAAGGGTTGGTGAACCGGCACATGATCGGTTGCGTGGAGCGGCGGCGGGAGTTGCGGTTGATTCAGGCGTTTTTTGGATTGGCCCCCACTTGA
- a CDS encoding DUF2242 domain-containing protein, producing the protein MLNSIPVRFFGLALLLTAAAGCSKDKPIYEHENFDDSGTFSRNYPVTDAASCEAARRALLSQGYIITSSDPKLVSGHKSFQQTGETHMEISFNVVCTDDGSSAHHATVFANALQDRYALKKTNNSASLGVGVLGSVSMPIGSSDDSMVKVASETVSSQKFYERFFTLVELFLPADAKKAAHITEKPKADLGVPEPKAAPAALAPTPAAEPTPAPAPAAEPAATPAPAPAEPTPANSEPVVPPAEAAPITPAPGSELVPTSAPAPEVITPPANPTDLPPPSEPIPAMPSGH; encoded by the coding sequence ATGTTGAATTCTATTCCCGTGCGTTTTTTCGGGTTGGCGTTGTTGCTGACCGCCGCTGCCGGCTGCTCCAAGGACAAGCCTATCTACGAGCATGAGAACTTCGACGACTCCGGCACCTTTTCGCGCAACTATCCGGTCACCGACGCCGCCAGCTGCGAAGCGGCGCGCCGTGCGTTGCTCAGCCAGGGCTACATCATCACCAGCAGCGACCCGAAACTGGTCAGCGGGCACAAGAGCTTCCAGCAGACCGGTGAAACCCACATGGAGATCAGCTTCAACGTGGTGTGTACCGATGACGGCAGCTCCGCGCACCACGCGACCGTGTTCGCCAACGCCCTGCAGGACCGCTACGCGCTGAAGAAGACCAACAACTCGGCCAGCCTCGGTGTGGGTGTGCTGGGCTCGGTGTCGATGCCGATCGGCTCCTCTGACGACTCGATGGTCAAGGTGGCCAGCGAAACCGTGTCCTCGCAGAAGTTCTACGAGCGCTTCTTCACCCTGGTCGAGCTGTTCCTGCCGGCCGATGCGAAGAAAGCCGCCCATATCACCGAGAAGCCGAAGGCCGATCTGGGCGTACCGGAGCCCAAGGCTGCGCCGGCCGCGCTGGCCCCGACGCCAGCGGCCGAGCCGACTCCGGCGCCAGCCCCGGCCGCCGAACCTGCCGCGACCCCGGCGCCAGCCCCTGCGGAGCCGACTCCGGCCAATTCGGAACCGGTCGTTCCACCAGCCGAGGCGGCGCCGATCACCCCGGCCCCGGGTTCGGAGCTGGTTCCAACATCAGCGCCGGCACCGGAAGTCATCACGCCACCGGCCAATCCGACTGACTTGCCGCCGCCATCAGAGCCGATCCCGGCGATGCCAAGCGGGCATTGA
- a CDS encoding carbon-nitrogen hydrolase family protein — protein MRKLLYLTFSMALVAALTFYAMWAADRPAGHYLSDLRIKLAVDQGTRADRGNLLGIQPELFPTDYQSSERLHRKLAAYLQQAQDQGLLNDKTIVVLPEHVGTWLMISGEKDELYQAPTLEEAMNWLAASNPLQFARAWLTAKSSSRLDDAHLRMKSRDMAKDYQLLFGGLAREFHITLVAGSIVLPEPNIIDGRLKAGSGALYNTSVVFGRDGAPLGQPQRQMRPIFDKDPAVGTGDTSQINVVDTPAGRLGVLIGNDSWYPDNYRRLDAQGAQLIAVPAYVIGHGVWDQPWQGYRGMNVPDSVSLKPGEVSEGQAWHRLTLTAQPPGSRAIAGMSVFLRGQFWDRSSSGQSFLSSNGQQFADGEARGARLLNLWL, from the coding sequence ATGCGCAAACTTCTGTACCTGACCTTTTCCATGGCGCTGGTCGCCGCGCTCACTTTCTACGCCATGTGGGCGGCTGACCGCCCGGCCGGTCATTACCTGTCGGACCTGCGGATCAAACTGGCGGTCGATCAGGGTACCCGCGCCGATCGTGGCAATCTGCTGGGGATTCAGCCGGAACTGTTCCCCACCGACTACCAAAGCTCCGAGCGCCTGCACCGCAAACTCGCGGCCTATCTGCAGCAAGCGCAGGATCAGGGCCTGCTCAATGACAAAACCATCGTGGTGTTGCCCGAGCATGTCGGCACCTGGCTGATGATCAGCGGCGAAAAAGACGAGCTGTATCAGGCGCCCACCCTCGAAGAGGCAATGAACTGGCTGGCCGCCAGCAACCCGTTGCAGTTCGCCCGCGCCTGGCTTACCGCCAAAAGCAGCAGCCGTTTGGATGACGCCCACCTGCGGATGAAATCCCGAGACATGGCCAAGGACTATCAGCTGCTGTTCGGCGGCCTGGCCAGGGAATTCCATATCACGCTGGTGGCGGGCTCGATCGTGCTGCCGGAACCGAACATCATCGACGGCCGGCTCAAGGCCGGCAGCGGCGCGCTGTACAACACCAGCGTGGTGTTCGGTCGTGACGGCGCCCCGCTCGGCCAGCCGCAGCGGCAGATGCGCCCGATCTTCGATAAGGATCCAGCGGTCGGCACCGGCGATACTTCACAGATCAATGTGGTCGACACCCCCGCCGGACGCCTCGGCGTGCTGATCGGCAACGACAGCTGGTATCCGGACAACTATCGCAGGCTCGACGCGCAAGGTGCGCAACTGATCGCGGTGCCGGCGTACGTCATCGGGCATGGTGTATGGGATCAGCCGTGGCAGGGTTACCGGGGCATGAACGTGCCGGACTCGGTCAGCCTCAAACCGGGAGAGGTCAGCGAGGGCCAGGCTTGGCATCGCCTGACCCTGACGGCACAACCGCCGGGCAGCCGGGCGATTGCCGGCATGAGCGTATTCCTGCGCGGGCAGTTCTGGGACAGGTCGAGTTCCGGGCAGAGCTTCCTCAGCAGCAATGGCCAGCAGTTCGCCGACGGTGAGGCCCGTGGCGCGCGCTTGCTCAATCTCTGGCTGTAG
- a CDS encoding AraC family transcriptional regulator, whose product MKPLPMRLGDLSVGFVHSLADAVRSHDADPQPLLEQYGLDTARLAEAGARLSIPRYMRLGHGAIQLTGDPALGLRMGQLSRLSQAGLAGVTAAQAPTVREAARCLTRFEPLYGSNYRGQSSFHEDASGAWLRFYSISPYNAYNRFVVDSIIAGWLHQLSSVSPEPLRAERIEIEFDTPDYRDAYAVLGECPIQFGAEHNQLRLSLASLAQRNPQHCPSTWKHLLQLCERELEQLTRTRSLRERITQLLGPLLNGGREPDLEEVAARLKLPTWTLRRKLAEEGTQFRAILNDTRRDLAMTYIRDTELAFGEIAYLLGFASAEAFQRAFKRWNGQTPGEFRRSHRKTG is encoded by the coding sequence ATGAAACCGCTGCCGATGCGCCTCGGGGATCTGTCGGTGGGCTTCGTCCATAGCCTGGCCGATGCCGTGCGCAGCCATGACGCCGACCCGCAGCCATTGCTCGAACAATATGGACTCGACACCGCGCGACTGGCCGAAGCCGGCGCACGCCTGTCGATCCCGCGCTACATGCGCCTGGGTCACGGTGCAATCCAGTTGACCGGCGATCCGGCCCTCGGATTGCGCATGGGCCAGCTCAGTCGTCTCAGCCAGGCCGGACTGGCGGGCGTCACGGCAGCGCAGGCGCCGACCGTGCGCGAGGCCGCCCGCTGCCTGACGCGCTTCGAGCCGTTGTACGGCTCCAATTATCGTGGCCAGTCGAGTTTCCACGAGGACGCCAGCGGCGCGTGGCTGCGCTTTTACTCGATCAGCCCATACAACGCCTACAACCGCTTTGTGGTGGATTCAATCATCGCCGGGTGGCTGCATCAGTTGTCCAGCGTCAGCCCCGAACCGTTGCGCGCGGAACGAATCGAAATCGAGTTCGACACCCCGGACTACCGCGACGCCTACGCCGTGCTCGGCGAATGCCCGATCCAGTTCGGCGCCGAACACAATCAATTGCGCCTGAGCCTCGCCAGCCTGGCCCAACGCAATCCACAACACTGCCCCAGCACCTGGAAACATCTGCTGCAATTGTGTGAGCGGGAACTGGAACAACTGACGCGCACCCGCAGCCTGCGCGAGCGCATCACGCAATTGCTCGGGCCGTTGCTCAATGGCGGCCGGGAACCCGACCTGGAAGAAGTGGCGGCGCGCCTGAAGCTGCCGACCTGGACGTTAAGGCGAAAGCTGGCCGAAGAAGGCACGCAGTTTCGTGCAATCCTCAACGACACCCGCCGCGATCTGGCGATGACTTACATCCGCGACACTGAACTGGCGTTCGGTGAAATCGCCTACCTGCTGGGTTTTGCCTCGGCCGAAGCTTTCCAGCGCGCCTTCAAGCGCTGGAACGGCCAGACACCGGGCGAGTTCCGCCGCAGTCACCGCAAGACGGGCTGA
- a CDS encoding 2-aminoethylphosphonate--pyruvate transaminase → MSTAAPILLTPGPLTTSARTRQAMMVDWGSWDDRFNQLTASLCEQLLAIINGAATHHCVPLQGSGTFAVEAAIGTLVPRDGKVLVLINGAYGKRLAKICEVLGRSFSTFETAEDEPTTAADVDRLLRADNDITHVALIHCETSTGILNPLPEIAQVVEQHGKRLIIDAMSSFGALPVDAQKVPFDALIAASGKCLEGVPGMGFVFARKESLAAAAGNSHSLAMDLFDQHSYMKKTGQWRFTPPTHVVAALHEALLQYNEEGGLPARHARYAANCQALMEEMGKLGLRSFLPAAIQAPIIATFHAPKDPRYQFKDFYERVKAKGYILYPGKLTQVETFRVGCIGHVTPAQMREAVAAVGEVLREMEVLDI, encoded by the coding sequence ATGAGTACTGCCGCACCCATCCTGCTCACTCCCGGCCCGTTGACTACCTCGGCCCGCACCCGTCAGGCGATGATGGTCGACTGGGGTTCATGGGATGACCGCTTCAATCAACTGACCGCCAGCCTCTGCGAGCAACTGCTGGCCATCATCAACGGCGCCGCCACTCACCACTGCGTACCTTTGCAGGGCAGCGGCACCTTCGCCGTCGAAGCTGCCATCGGCACCCTCGTCCCTCGCGATGGCAAGGTGCTGGTGCTGATCAACGGCGCCTACGGCAAGCGTCTGGCGAAGATTTGCGAAGTCCTCGGCCGCTCGTTCAGCACCTTTGAAACCGCTGAAGACGAACCGACCACCGCCGCCGACGTCGACCGCCTGCTGCGCGCCGACAACGACATCACCCACGTCGCGCTGATCCACTGCGAAACCAGCACCGGCATCCTCAATCCTCTGCCGGAAATCGCCCAGGTCGTCGAACAGCACGGCAAACGCCTGATCATCGACGCCATGAGCTCCTTCGGCGCACTGCCGGTGGATGCGCAGAAAGTCCCGTTCGATGCCCTGATCGCCGCCTCCGGCAAATGCCTCGAAGGCGTACCGGGCATGGGCTTCGTGTTTGCCCGCAAGGAATCCCTGGCCGCAGCCGCCGGCAACTCCCATTCGCTGGCGATGGACCTGTTCGACCAGCACAGCTACATGAAGAAGACCGGCCAGTGGCGCTTCACCCCGCCGACCCACGTGGTCGCGGCGCTGCACGAAGCTCTCCTACAATACAACGAAGAAGGCGGCCTGCCGGCGCGGCATGCGCGCTACGCCGCCAACTGCCAGGCACTGATGGAAGAGATGGGCAAACTCGGCCTGCGCAGCTTCCTGCCCGCCGCGATTCAGGCGCCGATCATCGCCACCTTTCACGCACCGAAAGATCCGCGCTACCAGTTCAAGGACTTCTACGAACGGGTCAAGGCCAAGGGTTACATCCTCTACCCCGGCAAGCTGACTCAGGTCGAAACCTTCCGCGTCGGCTGCATCGGCCACGTTACCCCTGCGCAGATGCGCGAAGCCGTCGCGGCCGTGGGCGAAGTGCTGCGCGAGATGGAAGTGCTCGACATCTGA